The following proteins are encoded in a genomic region of Reichenbachiella sp.:
- a CDS encoding porin family protein yields the protein MRLTSAVFFFGILLFWSNQGLLAQQRELNCTQKLNQAEDMFDAGSLSGIPELLNGKKVKCFNKGGFSKEEKIRAYRLLALVHLFNDNGPEAEDAVINLLTADPEHPLSPDDPIELKYLFDKYRSEPIFRIGAKVGVNQTFIRSIGEFGSYSNLDEVTKEFKAGLGFQAELTFEYTIIDNLEVLGGLGWSQTKYDVGYNSITSLTDLYPESTNFVVSLTETQSQFKVPVMVRYGYPIGNLIPYVTLGLSIDYLFDSSISGSRAGTATRQLTSLSLLDNQMRKEWNWAYFAGAGVKLKAKTNFLLFEIRYNMAGANTVRTKYRYNNERLLFDMAHVDDDKIVNNLSASFGYIMSIYKPKKYSNKKLEKKFSKKKNKTDE from the coding sequence ATGAGATTAACATCGGCAGTTTTCTTTTTTGGAATTTTACTTTTTTGGAGTAATCAAGGGCTTCTGGCTCAACAGCGCGAACTGAATTGTACTCAGAAGCTAAATCAGGCGGAGGATATGTTTGATGCAGGTAGTCTGAGTGGAATACCTGAACTACTAAACGGAAAAAAAGTTAAATGCTTTAACAAAGGAGGTTTTTCGAAAGAAGAAAAAATTAGAGCGTACAGACTATTGGCTTTGGTTCACCTTTTCAATGATAATGGTCCGGAGGCAGAGGATGCAGTTATTAATTTATTGACTGCTGATCCTGAACATCCGCTTAGTCCGGATGACCCCATTGAATTAAAGTATTTGTTTGATAAATATCGTTCGGAACCGATTTTTAGAATAGGGGCAAAGGTTGGTGTGAATCAGACCTTCATTCGTTCGATTGGGGAGTTTGGCTCTTATTCAAATCTTGATGAAGTCACCAAAGAGTTTAAGGCCGGACTTGGATTTCAAGCAGAACTTACATTTGAATATACAATAATTGATAATCTAGAAGTTTTGGGAGGGTTAGGTTGGTCTCAAACAAAGTACGATGTTGGGTACAACAGCATAACCTCATTGACTGATCTTTATCCTGAGTCTACAAATTTTGTGGTGTCACTCACAGAAACGCAAAGTCAATTCAAGGTGCCGGTTATGGTAAGATATGGCTATCCAATAGGCAATCTTATTCCATATGTTACACTTGGTCTTTCTATAGATTACCTTTTTGATAGTTCTATTTCAGGTAGTAGAGCAGGTACAGCTACCAGACAACTGACTAGTCTTTCCTTGTTGGATAATCAAATGCGTAAAGAATGGAATTGGGCATACTTTGCGGGTGCTGGTGTTAAACTTAAGGCCAAAACGAATTTTCTGCTATTTGAAATAAGGTACAATATGGCAGGAGCAAATACGGTTAGAACTAAATATAGATATAACAATGAAAGGCTTCTATTTGACATGGCTCATGTTGATGATGATAAGATAGTCAATAATTTGAGCGCTTCATTTGGTTATATTATGTCTATTTATAAACCTAAGAAGTACTCTAATAAAAAGTTAGAAAAGAAATTTAGTAAGAAGAAAAACAAAACTGATGAATAG